The segment TGGCTGGTCGAAAGCGACTGAGTATAAGCCTCTGCCCAACAAACGATCAAGCCCTCAAAAACGGTTTTTGACGGAAGGGAGAAGTGGCGGCAGGTTTAACGGCCGTTCAATGTCCATCCAATGGCCGTCCAAGCCCAGGGAAGGCCACCCCAGTCGTGGGTGATAACTTCGACTATGGGGGCCTTCCCTGGGCTTTTTTCCCGGAAAATCGTCGTTTTCAGCACGATTCGGAGCGTGTTCGCGACGGCTACTCCCCCTCGCTGGCGCTTCGGGTTAGTTTGGTCGGGCATGCAAGCCGAATTGATTCAACTACTGGAATCGCTCCGCGAATATCCGCCACTCTCCCGGGAGGAGCAGGCCGCCTGGCGGGAACGCGCCAGGGGGCTGACGCTCCAGTGGCCGGCGGAAGCGGAGGAAATGCTCTCGGCGTTGGTCTCGGACACCAACGCCGTCGACGGGACCTTGGATGCTCCGCTGACCGCGTTGCTGTCGCGCCTGGATGCGGCACCCGAGGCGCCGGCACGGGTTTGGACCCCGGCGCTTTTGGATCAGGTATCCGCGTTGATGCAGCGACTGCGCGCGGCGCCCACGGCGCAGACGCAGTTGTTGCGCAGCTTGGTGCTGAGCGACGATCCGGCGGTGCTGGCGTGTTGGACAGGGCTATTTCCGGTCGGCGCTCAGCAAGTGGATACGTCGCTGACGCCGCTGTTTCAGCGCCGCACGTACGACGTAGGCGCGATCTTTCCGGCGTTGCTGGAATCGTTGAGCAATCCGCGGTTGGCGAGCGGCGTGCTGGACTTGGCGAATTTTCTGTTTCGCTCCAAACGCTGCCAGCGCCATCCGGCTGCGGAGCGCGTGCAGCAACTTGCCACGTTACTGGGCGCCATGGCGCAGCGGCTCAAGCGATTGGAAGAAACGCCGTTCACTAGCGCCGCGGAATTGAAGGCCGCGACCGAGGTGTTGGATTCATCGCTCTCGTTGGTGATCGCCTTGTGCGACGCGCTCGCCTTAATCGGCGACGCGAGCGTGATCGGCAAATTAAATCAGGTGCTCGAACTGCGACATCGGCGACTGCGCGCCGAGGCGGCATGCGCGATCGCGCGCCTGGGAGATAAATCCGGCGTGCGGCAACTCGTCGCGCTGACGCACGAGCCAGCCGTGCGGACCAGAGCGCTCGCGTACTTGGAAGAGGTCGGTGCGCTCGACAAAGCGCCGGCCGAGATGCGCAGCAGCGCGGCGCGGGGCGAAGGAGACCTGGCGGCCTGGCTTGCTGAGCCGGCGCAATTTGGACTTGCACCGCAGCAGATGGAGCTGGTTGACTCGCAAACAATGCATTGGCCCGGCTTCGACGAGCAGGTCGAGTGCCATCTCTTTCGATTTGAATACGCATTGCCGCAGGGCGGATTCTCCGGCGTTGGTTTGGCCGGACCGGCGGTGCATGCTTTGGGCATCGACCTGCTGGATTACCCGCCGGCCGACATCTTCGCCATTTACTGCGGCTGGCAAGCCGAGCACGCGGAGTTACGCGACACGGACGCCGCCGAAATCACGGCCGGTCAGCGCGCCACGGCGGACCGCTATCTGCGCCGGCTTTCCACCGAAGGCTTTCACCAACCACGACTGGTGAAACTGGCGCACTTCTTTGGCGAGGAACATTTCGTCTTCGAAGCCATCGACGATGAACATCGCCAACCGGGCGTCGTCGTGATCGACGGCGGCGAAACGTTCGGGTATCCGCAGCCGCTGACCTCGAACCCGCCGGGCGAGCGCGAACTGTATTGGTTGCATCGCGGGCGGAAGTTATTGGCGATTTTCAACGCGCCGCGCTGACGGGCGTTTCGTAGATACGCCGCTCACGCGAAAAAACACCCAGGGAAGGCCTTCGTAGACTTTGGATGATGACCAAGTCTTTGAGGGCCTTCCCTGGGCTTATTCGCGTTTCGATTTCAAGTCGCGTAAAGCGATCCATGCTACTTCAAATCCACCGACCAGTACGCGCTGTCCAGAAAACTCTTCCAGCTTTCGTACTTCGGGTTGCCGAGTTTAATACTCAGCAGTGGGCTGCGCTTCGGCTTGTACGGCTGGCGGACCAGGTGCATGTGGGCTTCGGTGGGCGTGCGGCCGCCTTTGCGGACATTGCACGCCACGCAACTGCACACGATATTTTCCCAGGTCGTATCGCCGCCACGGCTGCGCGGCATCACGTGGTCGAGGCTCAGCTCGCTCGTCGGGAACCGCTTCCCGCAATATTGGCAGCGGTTGTTGTCCCGCGCGAAGATGTTGCGGCGGTTGAACCGGACAGTTTGCTTCGGCAACCGGTCGTAGGCCAAGAGGCGGATCACCCGCGGGACTTGGATTTCGAAGTTGACGGCGCGGATCCAGTCCTCGTGCGGCTCCTTGAAGTGGGCGCGCAACTCGCTGACTTCGCGCCACGACCCGAAGTCGTAGTTGGCGTACTGGCCGGATTCGAGGTGGATGACCTCGGCCAGGTCGCGGCAAAGCAACGAAAACGCCCGACGCACGTTGATCACATGAACCGCCATGTACATGCGGTTCAGAACCAACACGCTCGCACTCAACGCGTCACTCGAAGCGGCAAACGACATACTCCCTCCCGGTCGGACCAATCGCGGGCACCGAGCAAATGCTGTCACGCCATCGCCGGGAGGCGAGCCCAGCGCGCCCCCGGGCGATGCCGCGCGGCGTGCCCAAGATCTTCCCCAACGTTACGGGAGGGACTTACAACGCCACCATTCCCACGCCCGACTTGGCCGGACGCAGTCCAGGAGGAATCCGTAGAATCCACCCCCTTATTCTAATCATCACCACAGGGGGTGAACAGAGTTGCCCCCAGGCTGTTCCCAGTGTCGCGGATGAAATCTCACGCAACCCGAACGGACCGTTGACGTTGGACGCCGTCGATCCGCACCTACCGGAGACTCGATTCGCCGGTTTCAGGTTCACCTATCCGTGCAATCTGCGCTCTCGGCGCAGTACAGCGCGACGTGGGCTGAAATGCCCGGATCAT is part of the Planctomycetia bacterium genome and harbors:
- a CDS encoding HEAT repeat domain-containing protein; its protein translation is MQAELIQLLESLREYPPLSREEQAAWRERARGLTLQWPAEAEEMLSALVSDTNAVDGTLDAPLTALLSRLDAAPEAPARVWTPALLDQVSALMQRLRAAPTAQTQLLRSLVLSDDPAVLACWTGLFPVGAQQVDTSLTPLFQRRTYDVGAIFPALLESLSNPRLASGVLDLANFLFRSKRCQRHPAAERVQQLATLLGAMAQRLKRLEETPFTSAAELKAATEVLDSSLSLVIALCDALALIGDASVIGKLNQVLELRHRRLRAEAACAIARLGDKSGVRQLVALTHEPAVRTRALAYLEEVGALDKAPAEMRSSAARGEGDLAAWLAEPAQFGLAPQQMELVDSQTMHWPGFDEQVECHLFRFEYALPQGGFSGVGLAGPAVHALGIDLLDYPPADIFAIYCGWQAEHAELRDTDAAEITAGQRATADRYLRRLSTEGFHQPRLVKLAHFFGEEHFVFEAIDDEHRQPGVVVIDGGETFGYPQPLTSNPPGERELYWLHRGRKLLAIFNAPR
- a CDS encoding HNH endonuclease → MSFAASSDALSASVLVLNRMYMAVHVINVRRAFSLLCRDLAEVIHLESGQYANYDFGSWREVSELRAHFKEPHEDWIRAVNFEIQVPRVIRLLAYDRLPKQTVRFNRRNIFARDNNRCQYCGKRFPTSELSLDHVMPRSRGGDTTWENIVCSCVACNVRKGGRTPTEAHMHLVRQPYKPKRSPLLSIKLGNPKYESWKSFLDSAYWSVDLK